Proteins from a single region of Alphaproteobacteria bacterium:
- a CDS encoding DEAD/DEAH box helicase family protein gives MAARKKIKPLPFSHKLVLNQWIVSLFGFDPIKDHKDGKRTLRPMQPLASVVKDAQEGMTSENLHHFYKALDINLQSSAKITRADLLRYEHNIVSHTLAINEKRDRPIVWKYYQWLSLLFAEIYLDRFFADREALLEALNAYVADFNTYWTDEGYETGITPYELDDLNKLCLQNATGSGKTLLMHVNFLQFRHYASSSRFKHDLTRTILITPNEGLSVQHAREMKGSDITAARLLTDSGDLLSSGKSGLRQVDYTEITKLGDTDGPNVIATRNLGDKNLLLVDEAHRGMGSQEERGWFRSRARLSEKGFVFEYSATLKEAVTAAKRPEIEASYAKTILFDYSYRYFYEDGYGKDYRIFNLPRTFSELEFAYLTACLMSFYQQLKLYEDNQGLYAPYNIEKPLWVFVGSSVTKATGTKAEKATVSDVGKILAFIARFLKSDAASSSEIDRILTGNAKKTGLLDESGGDIFAGGFIYLQQLMLREGWEATDLYRDILAKLFQNKAGGELSIARIRGDENEIMLRVGQADVPFGLINVGDASGLASHIAEQSFDNVVVHDSEFAETMFGQINLSSSPLNLLIGSKRFVEGWDCWRVSTLGLMHVGKSEGAQIIQLFGRGVRLKGYDWTLQRSGFATPTHQPDFIQYVETLNVFGIEADFMERFRKFLEEEELPRNDKKDIFRVPLNVTYEFGKRLKVLRPRKKRDDGREYDFKRDGAVPALGIMPEKIRQKGVEIDWYPRIQSLESKKGVKLGSKEETTFRDGHLAFLDYDDLFFRLEKFKRERTWHNFNITKQQLSELLADRTWYKLVVPSGKMDFSDFSNVSLWQEMAAELLQKFAEEYYNYCKAAFIEPRLELREIEPNDGSLPQEDEYQLIVDANELALIGDIQTLTKEIAARKTGILRAGDLKGCLFSAHLYEPVLHTAKGSKIQIAPVSLNESEFQFIDDLRICLEREQARLENEGIEIFLLRNKSRGRGIGFFEAGNFYPDFLLWLVKDGRQYLSFVEPHGLQHEGPGHKKIEFHRVIKDIQARLASENVVLNSFIVTPTRFGKLNWGKSIDDLMDMHVFFMEDQRDTYVPEILERMQA, from the coding sequence GTGGCTGCGCGCAAAAAGATCAAACCGTTACCATTCAGTCACAAGCTCGTCCTAAACCAGTGGATTGTGAGCCTGTTCGGTTTCGACCCGATCAAGGATCACAAGGACGGAAAGCGGACGTTGCGGCCCATGCAGCCGCTGGCGAGCGTGGTCAAGGATGCGCAGGAGGGCATGACGTCCGAAAACCTGCACCACTTTTACAAGGCGCTGGATATCAACCTTCAGTCATCGGCCAAGATCACGCGGGCCGACCTGCTGCGATACGAACACAACATCGTTAGCCACACGTTGGCGATCAACGAGAAGCGCGACCGGCCCATCGTCTGGAAGTATTACCAGTGGCTCTCGCTGCTGTTTGCGGAAATCTATCTGGACCGGTTTTTCGCGGACCGCGAGGCGTTGCTTGAGGCGCTTAACGCCTATGTCGCCGATTTCAACACCTACTGGACCGACGAGGGATATGAGACCGGTATCACACCATACGAACTTGATGACCTGAACAAGCTCTGCCTCCAGAACGCGACGGGCTCGGGCAAGACGTTGCTGATGCACGTTAATTTCCTTCAATTCCGCCACTACGCGTCTTCGTCGCGGTTCAAGCACGACCTTACCCGGACGATCCTCATTACGCCGAACGAAGGCCTCTCGGTTCAGCATGCCCGTGAGATGAAAGGGAGCGATATCACGGCTGCTAGGTTGCTGACGGACAGCGGCGATTTGTTGTCTTCTGGCAAGAGCGGTTTGCGGCAAGTGGACTACACCGAGATTACCAAACTGGGCGATACGGATGGTCCGAACGTCATCGCCACGCGCAATCTTGGGGACAAGAACCTGCTTCTGGTCGATGAGGCGCACCGGGGCATGGGGAGCCAGGAAGAACGCGGCTGGTTTCGAAGTCGTGCGCGCCTGTCGGAGAAGGGATTCGTGTTCGAGTATTCCGCGACCCTGAAGGAGGCTGTCACAGCCGCTAAACGCCCGGAGATCGAGGCGTCATACGCAAAGACGATCCTATTCGATTATTCGTACCGGTATTTCTACGAGGACGGCTACGGCAAGGACTACCGCATCTTCAATCTGCCGCGCACCTTCAGCGAGCTGGAGTTCGCATATCTGACAGCCTGCCTGATGTCGTTCTACCAGCAGCTCAAGCTGTATGAGGACAATCAGGGCCTTTACGCGCCCTACAACATCGAGAAGCCGTTGTGGGTGTTCGTGGGATCAAGCGTTACCAAGGCAACGGGGACCAAGGCCGAAAAGGCGACCGTCTCCGATGTGGGAAAGATCCTCGCGTTCATCGCCCGGTTTCTGAAGAGTGATGCTGCGTCATCGTCCGAGATAGACCGCATCCTGACAGGCAACGCTAAAAAGACCGGTCTCCTTGACGAAAGCGGGGGAGACATCTTTGCGGGGGGCTTCATCTATCTTCAGCAGCTGATGCTGCGAGAAGGCTGGGAAGCAACTGACCTCTATCGCGATATTCTTGCCAAGCTGTTTCAGAACAAAGCCGGTGGTGAGCTCTCGATCGCGCGGATCAGAGGCGACGAGAACGAGATCATGCTTCGCGTTGGACAGGCGGACGTACCGTTCGGCCTGATCAATGTCGGCGATGCGTCGGGCCTCGCAAGCCATATTGCCGAACAGAGTTTTGACAACGTGGTCGTGCATGACTCCGAGTTCGCTGAAACCATGTTCGGCCAAATCAACCTGTCCAGTTCGCCGTTAAATCTGCTGATCGGATCGAAGCGGTTTGTCGAAGGGTGGGATTGCTGGCGCGTGAGCACGCTCGGTCTGATGCATGTCGGGAAGAGCGAGGGAGCGCAGATTATTCAGCTGTTCGGACGGGGTGTTCGACTGAAAGGCTACGATTGGACGTTGCAGCGGAGCGGTTTTGCGACTCCGACCCACCAGCCGGATTTCATTCAGTATGTGGAAACGCTCAACGTCTTCGGTATCGAGGCCGATTTCATGGAGCGATTCCGGAAGTTCCTTGAGGAAGAAGAGCTGCCTAGAAACGACAAAAAAGACATCTTCAGGGTCCCGCTGAACGTAACCTACGAATTCGGCAAGCGATTGAAGGTGCTGCGGCCCCGAAAAAAACGCGACGACGGGCGGGAGTACGATTTCAAAAGGGACGGCGCCGTTCCTGCGCTCGGGATCATGCCCGAAAAAATCCGTCAGAAGGGCGTCGAGATCGACTGGTATCCCCGTATCCAATCACTTGAATCGAAGAAGGGTGTGAAGCTCGGATCGAAGGAAGAGACTACTTTCCGGGACGGCCATCTCGCGTTCCTGGATTACGACGATCTGTTTTTCCGGCTGGAGAAATTCAAGCGGGAGAGGACCTGGCACAATTTCAACATTACCAAGCAACAACTGTCCGAACTGCTCGCCGATAGGACCTGGTACAAGCTGGTTGTGCCGTCGGGAAAGATGGACTTTTCAGACTTCTCGAACGTCAGCCTGTGGCAGGAGATGGCAGCCGAGCTTCTGCAAAAATTCGCCGAAGAGTATTATAATTATTGCAAGGCGGCGTTCATCGAGCCGCGGCTTGAGTTGCGCGAAATCGAGCCCAATGATGGCAGCCTCCCGCAGGAGGACGAATATCAGCTCATCGTCGATGCCAATGAGTTGGCGTTGATAGGCGATATCCAGACACTCACGAAGGAGATTGCCGCCCGCAAGACAGGCATCCTTCGGGCCGGCGACCTAAAGGGGTGTCTTTTCAGTGCGCATCTCTATGAGCCGGTCCTCCATACGGCGAAGGGCAGTAAAATCCAGATTGCGCCGGTCTCGTTGAACGAGAGCGAGTTCCAGTTCATCGATGACCTTCGTATATGTCTGGAGCGCGAGCAGGCTCGGCTGGAGAACGAAGGTATAGAGATTTTCCTTCTGCGTAACAAAAGCCGGGGCAGGGGTATCGGGTTCTTCGAGGCGGGCAATTTCTATCCCGACTTCCTTTTGTGGCTCGTGAAAGACGGGCGTCAGTATCTCTCTTTCGTTGAGCCTCACGGATTGCAGCACGAAGGCCCCGGCCACAAGAAGATCGAATTCCATCGGGTGATCAAGGATATCCAGGCTAGGCTGGCGAGCGAGAACGTCGTTTTGAATAGCTTTATCGTTACGCCAACCCGGTTCGGGAAACTGAACTGGGGCAAGTCCATCGACGATCTGATGGATATGCATGTGTTCTTCATGGAGGATCAGAGGGACACCTACGTTCCTGAAATTCTGGAACGCATGCAGGCATAG
- a CDS encoding DNA-binding protein has protein sequence MNLLSAPSGALSLAIFWTRTKDSPLVDYQQLRTVRQLAAEAPFVTESKLRWWIFHSDTNGLDQALIKVGGRVYIDRAEFNRWLEGQRVTPKEDRSAA, from the coding sequence TTGAATCTATTAAGTGCCCCTTCGGGGGCATTGTCTCTGGCTATTTTTTGGACAAGGACAAAGGACAGTCCACTGGTCGATTACCAGCAGTTACGCACGGTCCGGCAGCTCGCTGCCGAGGCACCGTTCGTAACGGAGAGCAAGCTCCGCTGGTGGATCTTCCATTCGGATACAAACGGCCTGGATCAGGCACTGATCAAAGTCGGTGGCCGCGTCTACATCGACAGGGCCGAGTTCAACCGTTGGCTGGAAGGCCAGCGGGTGACGCCGAAGGAAGACCGCAGCGCAGCTTGA
- a CDS encoding site-specific integrase gives MATIEKRERKKGTVYRAVVRVNGFPIQRRSFKRLTDARRWAHKTEEDIKSGQFENVVSAARGTTVKDVIDRYRAEVLPEKSLSTQRVEETYLKFWKAELGKHALSFVKPEHISERLRKLAGEGDSRIQLKDGEKPPKPKSRKTIKLYRDTLELLFKHAKRWRLIGSNPVEGVNRIINIRNERVRYLSDEERADLLKACKASANKLLYPIVVFAISTGARKGEILKLTIDDIDLKRGYAVLRDTKNKDTRAVPVVSHLAELLKTHIKDVKTRYADAKTPPAKQWVFPRKDGQAPMDFRKSWENAREAAGIEDFRFHDLRHSTASYLAMNGASELEIAQVLGHRTLQMVKRYSHLSEDHTKDVVELMNDKLFS, from the coding sequence GTGGCGACGATTGAGAAAAGGGAACGCAAGAAAGGCACAGTCTATAGAGCCGTAGTGCGCGTTAACGGATTTCCAATTCAGCGCCGGTCGTTCAAGAGACTCACCGACGCTCGCCGGTGGGCTCACAAGACCGAAGAGGACATCAAGAGCGGGCAGTTTGAAAACGTCGTCTCTGCCGCGCGGGGAACAACCGTCAAGGACGTAATCGACCGCTATCGGGCGGAGGTGTTGCCCGAGAAATCCCTGTCGACACAGCGGGTGGAAGAAACCTACCTAAAGTTCTGGAAAGCGGAGCTCGGCAAGCACGCCCTCTCCTTCGTCAAACCCGAGCATATCTCAGAGCGCCTGCGAAAGCTGGCCGGTGAAGGCGATAGCCGCATTCAACTCAAAGATGGAGAAAAGCCGCCAAAGCCCAAGAGCCGCAAAACGATCAAACTCTACCGGGACACCCTGGAGCTGCTTTTCAAACACGCCAAGCGCTGGCGGTTGATCGGGAGCAATCCCGTTGAGGGCGTCAACCGCATTATCAACATTCGAAACGAGCGTGTTCGCTATCTCAGCGACGAAGAACGCGCCGATCTGCTAAAGGCATGCAAGGCTAGCGCCAACAAGCTTCTTTACCCGATCGTTGTGTTCGCGATATCGACGGGCGCCCGGAAGGGTGAAATTCTAAAGCTAACCATTGATGATATTGACCTGAAACGCGGGTACGCTGTACTCCGAGACACGAAGAATAAGGATACGCGAGCGGTGCCGGTGGTCTCACACCTGGCCGAGCTCCTTAAGACGCATATCAAAGACGTCAAGACGCGATACGCCGATGCAAAAACCCCTCCGGCCAAGCAATGGGTATTCCCGCGAAAAGATGGCCAGGCTCCAATGGATTTTCGGAAATCTTGGGAAAATGCCCGTGAAGCGGCCGGGATAGAGGATTTCCGTTTTCATGACCTGCGGCACAGTACGGCCAGCTACCTCGCGATGAATGGCGCGTCCGAATTGGAGATTGCCCAGGTCCTTGGGCACCGAACGCTTCAAATGGTGAAACGCTATTCACACCTCTCCGAGGACCACACCAAGGACGTGGTCGAGCTGATGAACGACAAGCTGTTTTCATGA
- a CDS encoding tetratricopeptide repeat protein, which translates to MQISFLKGRHSLIPIALVCVLIVAGSIVVGSQWVWIANASAPITECDRLAAHPLDKHAVSPGINTDNLDASKAVVACRVAVKEFPDERRFKYQLARALAKDRTTAKESFSILLNLDPTNYPAAATTLGYLYADGLGVEKNNTEAVKWYRKAAEQGYAGAQANLGVMYENGRGVKKSSTDAVTWFRKAAEKGDARAQNNLAIQYINGQGVERNLAEALKWMRMSADQGYKEAQTNLVKMRSAASSQGSLPSIRRLEDILNMDSDDALVTAGGIIAAFVGLAFAIDAADGKIHDEEDSSGYSGSYEDFKSKLEFQECMTRGTSCW; encoded by the coding sequence ATGCAAATATCTTTTCTTAAAGGCCGGCACAGTCTGATTCCCATAGCCCTAGTATGCGTACTGATAGTCGCCGGTTCCATAGTCGTCGGCTCTCAATGGGTCTGGATTGCTAACGCATCTGCTCCCATAACCGAGTGCGACAGGCTTGCGGCACACCCTCTCGACAAGCATGCCGTTTCTCCAGGCATCAATACGGACAATCTCGATGCGAGCAAAGCCGTTGTCGCGTGTCGGGTGGCCGTCAAAGAATTCCCGGACGAACGTCGTTTCAAATACCAGTTGGCGCGTGCGTTGGCGAAAGACCGGACAACCGCTAAAGAGTCATTTTCTATTCTGCTCAATCTTGATCCGACGAACTATCCCGCGGCCGCCACCACTCTTGGCTACCTGTATGCCGATGGCCTTGGCGTGGAGAAAAATAATACTGAGGCCGTCAAATGGTACCGCAAGGCAGCCGAGCAGGGTTATGCCGGCGCGCAGGCCAACCTTGGAGTCATGTACGAGAATGGCCGCGGCGTGAAGAAGAGTAGCACTGACGCTGTGACGTGGTTCCGAAAAGCCGCAGAGAAAGGCGATGCCAGGGCACAAAATAATTTGGCTATTCAGTATATCAATGGCCAAGGTGTTGAAAGGAATTTAGCGGAGGCCCTGAAGTGGATGCGTATGTCTGCTGATCAGGGATACAAAGAAGCTCAAACAAATTTGGTAAAGATGAGGAGCGCCGCCTCTTCACAAGGCTCTCTTCCCTCTATTCGCCGGCTCGAAGACATCTTGAACATGGATTCGGACGACGCCCTCGTTACAGCCGGTGGAATTATTGCTGCATTTGTCGGGTTAGCTTTTGCTATTGATGCGGCTGACGGAAAGATCCACGACGAAGAAGATTCTAGCGGCTACAGTGGAAGCTACGAGGATTTCAAGAGTAAGCTAGAATTCCAAGAATGCATGACGCGTGGCACATCTTGCTGGTGA
- a CDS encoding MarR family transcriptional regulator produces the protein MAESRSLGLALLLGRGRAALLAWLVDRLRARGHGALTLPALEFLGQLDCGVNHASDVARRLGVSRQMVAKTVTDLAGKGWLAQRPDPDRRNRKIILFTAAGERVMSDARAILAELDDTLDARLAPGWETRLTDDLGALIASLEETA, from the coding sequence ATGGCGGAAAGCCGCAGCCTGGGCCTGGCCCTGCTGCTCGGCCGGGGGCGGGCGGCACTGCTGGCCTGGCTGGTGGACCGGCTGCGGGCGCGGGGCCATGGCGCGCTGACCCTGCCGGCGCTGGAGTTCCTCGGCCAGCTTGATTGCGGCGTCAATCACGCCTCGGACGTGGCCCGCCGGCTCGGCGTATCGCGCCAGATGGTGGCCAAGACGGTCACGGATCTGGCGGGCAAGGGCTGGCTGGCGCAGCGTCCCGATCCGGACCGGCGCAACCGCAAGATCATCCTGTTCACGGCGGCGGGCGAGCGGGTGATGTCAGATGCCCGCGCCATTCTGGCGGAATTGGACGACACCCTGGACGCCCGCCTCGCCCCCGGCTGGGAAACCCGCCTGACCGACGATCTGGGCGCGCTGATCGCCAGCCTGGAAGAGACGGCGTGA
- a CDS encoding thioredoxin family protein: MTWLRSLVLAISLAIGLGSASASASARWVDYSPENFARAQETGQTMLVDVTAKWCTTCKAQHPILEELAGDERLKDVMFVRVDFDTHKDFLQEHQIPRQSTILVFDGKAEIDRSVAETNRDRLRQFVFAAVEK, translated from the coding sequence ATGACTTGGCTTCGCTCGCTGGTCCTTGCGATCAGCCTCGCTATCGGGCTCGGTTCGGCGTCGGCTTCCGCCTCGGCGCGCTGGGTCGATTATTCGCCGGAAAATTTCGCCCGCGCGCAGGAAACCGGGCAGACCATGCTCGTCGACGTGACGGCCAAATGGTGCACGACCTGCAAGGCCCAGCATCCCATCCTCGAGGAGCTCGCCGGTGACGAGCGGCTCAAGGATGTCATGTTCGTCCGCGTGGATTTCGATACCCACAAGGACTTTCTCCAGGAGCATCAGATTCCACGCCAATCGACGATCCTCGTGTTCGACGGCAAGGCGGAGATCGATCGCTCCGTCGCGGAGACGAACCGGGACCGGCTGCGGCAGTTCGTGTTCGCCGCGGTGGAAAAATGA
- a CDS encoding cytochrome c biogenesis protein CcdA, whose translation MSSAALAFLAGLVTILNPCVLPILPVLVGSAASESRFGPAALAAGLVLSFSTFGLLIIAFGFSIGLDGELVRNGAAFLLIAAGALLLVPRAQAAFASATGPLVSGGNRLLGRVSGDGMAGQFAIGALLGIVWAPCVGPTLGVAIAAASRGENLIGAFFIFLVFGFGVAASILAFAYGSRKALAARKDRLQAVARYGKPLFGGALVLVGAMILTRLDKAVEAWMLEAMPRWLVELTTRF comes from the coding sequence ATGAGTAGTGCCGCCCTCGCATTTCTGGCCGGGCTGGTCACGATACTCAATCCCTGCGTGCTGCCGATCCTGCCGGTCCTGGTCGGATCGGCCGCGAGCGAGAGCCGGTTCGGCCCGGCGGCGCTGGCGGCCGGGCTGGTACTCTCGTTTTCCACCTTCGGCCTTCTCATTATCGCCTTCGGATTTTCCATCGGCCTCGATGGCGAGCTCGTCCGGAACGGCGCCGCCTTCCTCCTGATCGCCGCCGGCGCGCTGCTTCTCGTGCCTCGGGCGCAGGCGGCCTTCGCGAGCGCGACGGGGCCGCTCGTCAGTGGTGGCAACCGGTTGCTGGGCCGCGTCTCGGGCGACGGCATGGCCGGGCAGTTCGCCATTGGCGCGCTGCTCGGGATCGTCTGGGCGCCCTGCGTCGGGCCGACCCTGGGCGTCGCCATCGCCGCCGCCAGCCGGGGCGAAAACCTCATCGGCGCGTTCTTCATCTTTCTCGTCTTCGGCTTCGGCGTGGCGGCGTCCATCCTCGCCTTCGCCTACGGCTCGCGCAAGGCGCTGGCCGCCAGGAAGGACCGGCTTCAGGCGGTGGCACGCTACGGCAAACCGCTTTTCGGCGGCGCGCTGGTGCTGGTGGGGGCAATGATCCTGACCCGGCTGGACAAGGCGGTCGAGGCCTGGATGCTGGAGGCGATGCCCCGCTGGCTGGTCGAGCTCACGACGCGCTTCTGA
- the katG gene encoding catalase/peroxidase HPI has product MDDSSGASAGKCPVMHGGNTSTGRDVMDWWPKALNFDILHQHDTKTDPMGRDFDYREELKKLDVEALKKDLHALMTDSQDWWPADWGHYGGLMIRMAWHAAGSYRIADGRGGGGTGNQRFAPLNSWPDNANLDKARRLLWPIKKKYGNKVSWADLIILAGNVAYESMGLKTFGFGFGREDIWHPEKDIYWGSEKVWLAKERYASASDETSLENPLAAVQMGLIYVNPEGVDGKPDPYKTAEAVRETFARMAMNDEETVALTAGGHTVGKTHGNGDASKLGPEPESADVEEQGFGWRNPSGKGKGRDTITSGLEGAWTTNPTRFDTGYFDMLLDHEWEIRTSPAGARQWQPVDIAEKDMPVDVEDPAIRCMPMMTDADMAMKVDPIYREIMEKFRADPDYFNETFARAWFKLTHRDMGPKARYFGPDIPEEDLIWQDPIPAGPTGYDVDTVKAKIAASGLSVDEMVATAWDSARNYRGSDMRGGANGARLRLAPQKDWEGNEPERLARVLSVLEPIAREAGASVADVIVLAGNVGVEQASRAAGFGITVPFVPGRGDASEEMTDADSFEPLEPLADGYRNWLKKDYAVSPEEMMLDRTQLMGLTAPEMTVLVGGMRVLGTNHGGTSHGVFTDRVGHLTTDFFVNLTDMANAWKPAGNGIYEIRDRKSGKVKWTATRLDLVFGSNSILRAYSELYAQDDNAEKFVRDFVAAWTKVMNADRFDRG; this is encoded by the coding sequence ATGGATGACAGCAGTGGCGCGAGCGCCGGCAAGTGCCCGGTCATGCACGGCGGCAACACTTCCACTGGCAGGGATGTCATGGACTGGTGGCCTAAGGCCCTGAATTTCGACATCCTTCATCAGCACGACACCAAGACCGACCCGATGGGCAGGGATTTCGACTATCGGGAGGAGCTCAAGAAGCTCGACGTCGAGGCCCTCAAGAAGGATTTGCACGCGCTGATGACCGACAGCCAGGACTGGTGGCCGGCGGACTGGGGGCATTACGGCGGATTGATGATCCGCATGGCCTGGCACGCGGCCGGGTCGTACCGGATCGCCGATGGACGCGGCGGCGGGGGCACCGGCAACCAGCGTTTCGCACCGCTGAACTCCTGGCCCGACAACGCCAACCTGGACAAGGCGCGCCGGCTCCTGTGGCCGATCAAGAAAAAGTACGGCAACAAGGTGAGCTGGGCCGACCTGATCATTCTCGCCGGCAACGTCGCCTACGAGTCCATGGGTCTGAAGACCTTCGGCTTCGGCTTCGGCCGCGAGGACATCTGGCATCCTGAAAAGGATATCTACTGGGGTTCCGAGAAGGTGTGGCTCGCCAAGGAACGCTATGCGAGCGCCAGCGACGAGACCTCGCTCGAGAATCCGCTCGCCGCGGTGCAGATGGGCCTGATCTACGTCAACCCGGAAGGCGTCGATGGCAAGCCGGATCCGTACAAGACGGCCGAAGCCGTTCGCGAGACTTTCGCCCGCATGGCGATGAATGACGAGGAAACCGTCGCGCTGACGGCTGGCGGGCACACCGTCGGCAAGACCCACGGCAACGGCGATGCGAGCAAGCTCGGGCCCGAGCCCGAAAGCGCGGACGTCGAGGAGCAGGGCTTTGGCTGGCGCAACCCGTCGGGCAAAGGCAAGGGCCGCGACACCATCACCAGCGGCCTCGAGGGCGCCTGGACGACCAATCCGACCAGGTTCGACACAGGCTATTTCGACATGCTGCTCGACCACGAATGGGAGATCCGGACCAGTCCCGCCGGGGCCCGCCAGTGGCAGCCGGTCGATATCGCCGAAAAGGATATGCCGGTCGATGTCGAGGACCCCGCGATCCGCTGCATGCCGATGATGACCGACGCCGACATGGCGATGAAGGTGGACCCCATCTATCGCGAGATCATGGAGAAGTTCCGTGCGGACCCGGATTATTTCAATGAGACCTTTGCGCGGGCCTGGTTCAAGCTCACGCATCGCGACATGGGTCCGAAGGCTCGCTACTTCGGCCCCGACATACCCGAAGAGGACCTGATCTGGCAGGACCCGATCCCTGCCGGCCCGACCGGCTACGATGTCGACACCGTCAAGGCGAAGATCGCCGCCAGCGGCCTGTCGGTGGACGAGATGGTCGCGACCGCCTGGGACAGTGCCCGCAACTACCGCGGTTCGGACATGCGGGGTGGCGCCAACGGCGCGCGTCTTCGCCTCGCGCCGCAGAAGGACTGGGAAGGCAATGAGCCCGAACGTTTGGCCAGGGTTCTGAGTGTGCTCGAGCCGATCGCCAGGGAGGCCGGCGCGAGCGTGGCGGACGTGATCGTGCTGGCCGGCAATGTCGGCGTCGAGCAGGCATCCAGGGCGGCAGGCTTTGGCATCACGGTTCCCTTCGTGCCGGGCCGCGGCGACGCGAGCGAGGAGATGACCGACGCCGATTCCTTCGAGCCGCTGGAGCCGCTCGCCGACGGCTACCGCAACTGGCTCAAGAAGGACTACGCCGTCAGCCCCGAGGAGATGATGCTCGACAGGACGCAGCTCATGGGCCTGACCGCGCCGGAAATGACTGTGCTGGTCGGCGGCATGCGTGTCCTCGGCACCAACCATGGCGGGACCAGCCACGGTGTGTTTACGGATCGCGTCGGCCACTTGACGACCGACTTCTTCGTCAACCTGACCGACATGGCCAACGCGTGGAAGCCGGCCGGGAACGGTATCTACGAGATCCGCGACCGCAAGAGCGGCAAGGTCAAGTGGACGGCGACGCGTCTGGACCTGGTCTTCGGGTCCAACTCGATCCTCCGCGCATACTCGGAGCTCTACGCCCAGGACGACAATGCGGAGAAATTCGTGCGTGACTTCGTTGCCGCCTGGACCAAGGTGATGAACGCCGACCGGTTCGACCGCGGCTGA
- the modC gene encoding molybdenum ABC transporter ATP-binding protein, with protein sequence MTRPSAMIEAAFRGRLGEFSLDLEVRLPGSGVTALFGPSGAGKTTVLRCLAGLDRMSGRVRIGDEVWQDDVTGRFLQPHRRAVGYVFQEASLFPHLSVRDNLVYGLKRAARRGGPGAPGLDDVIELLGCGPLLARAPGTLSGGERQRVAIARALLTGPKLLLLDEPLSALDQPARKEIIVYLEKIHRELAIPALYVSHDIGEVARLADNVVILSDGRKLAEGPVGEILERPESSLLEDESEASVVLTARVVSLDERYRITRLDHHGQQITIPDCNAAPGDTVRLRVRARDVALAIERPAGLSIRNILEGRIVEIRADTGAAFAEILVDIGGGRLRAGVTREAVEELRLAPGRPVFALIKSATLDRPPILRDRA encoded by the coding sequence GTGACGCGCCCGTCGGCCATGATCGAGGCTGCCTTCCGGGGACGGCTCGGGGAATTCTCGCTCGATCTCGAAGTCCGGTTGCCGGGAAGCGGCGTGACGGCTCTGTTTGGGCCGTCGGGCGCGGGCAAGACGACGGTGCTCCGGTGCCTCGCGGGGCTGGACCGAATGTCCGGCCGGGTCCGGATCGGTGACGAGGTATGGCAGGACGACGTGACGGGCCGGTTTCTCCAACCGCATCGCCGGGCCGTCGGTTATGTTTTTCAGGAAGCGAGCCTGTTCCCCCATCTGTCCGTGCGCGACAACCTGGTCTACGGCTTGAAGCGGGCAGCCCGACGCGGCGGGCCCGGCGCGCCCGGGCTTGACGATGTGATCGAGCTCCTCGGCTGCGGCCCCCTGCTGGCACGCGCCCCCGGCACCCTTTCAGGCGGCGAGCGTCAACGGGTCGCCATCGCGCGCGCGCTCCTCACGGGCCCGAAGCTGCTATTGCTGGACGAGCCCCTTTCCGCGCTCGATCAGCCGGCCAGGAAAGAAATCATCGTCTATCTGGAAAAGATCCACCGCGAACTTGCGATCCCCGCCCTTTATGTCAGCCACGATATCGGGGAAGTCGCCCGTCTTGCCGATAACGTTGTGATCCTTTCCGATGGCCGGAAGTTGGCGGAGGGACCTGTCGGCGAAATCCTCGAGCGGCCCGAGTCCAGCCTGCTTGAAGATGAGTCTGAGGCCAGCGTGGTGCTGACGGCGCGCGTTGTGAGTCTGGACGAGAGGTACCGGATCACCCGCCTGGACCATCATGGGCAGCAGATCACCATCCCCGACTGCAACGCCGCGCCGGGTGATACGGTTCGCCTGCGGGTGCGCGCGCGTGACGTCGCGCTTGCGATCGAACGCCCCGCCGGACTCAGTATCCGCAATATCCTCGAGGGCCGGATCGTCGAAATTCGCGCAGACACGGGGGCGGCCTTTGCCGAAATCCTGGTCGATATCGGCGGCGGCCGGCTGCGCGCCGGGGTGACCCGCGAAGCCGTCGAGGAGCTGAGGCTTGCGCCCGGCCGGCCTGTCTTCGCCCTGATCAAGAGCGCCACCCTCGACCGGCCTCCGATCCTTCGCGACAGGGCCTGA